The stretch of DNA AAAGAAATCAACCCGCCTTTTTCGTCGAGTATTGCATAAAATAATTCCAGTTCGGGGCTGAACCACTCACACCGCTTTTTGTGCGGATGTGTTGCAAATGCAAAGTGCAATCTGCCTTTGTGATCTCGGGATAGCGATGTCGCGCGTCCGCCTTCCATGTTCAAACCATCGAGGACTGGGGATAAATCCACAGGCTCCCATCCCGCGTCGCTGCGATGCCACAATACGCCGCTTTGATACCCGGGATATGAGCAGAAGAACCACGGTTGATTGTTTGCATCTACGACGTGATTGCCAACGCGCACGCTGTGCTGACCATCTCCGCCCTGCGGGTCGTGACAAATGGCTCGCATGGTTTCCATTGTCAATGGGTCTTCAAAGCGCGCGCCTTCGTTGTACCACGTATCGCCGCCGTCTTCTGAATATACATGTACCGCTGCGCGTCCCCGGCAGTCTGCTGCATGTCCAGATTCTGCAAAGTGAAATTGAAATACCAGATGCAGGGTTCCGTCTGGTCCTGTGGTTAAGGATTGCATGAAATGGTTGTATCCTGCGACCGGGCTTACTGCAATTGAACGCGGTGGTTCCCAATTCTGGGTTGCTTTTTTTCGCCGGTACCACATGGCCCATCTGTCCCCGCTCTCGCGATGTGCCAGGTGAAGTGTTCCGTGCTGATCTACTGCGAAACTGGGATATGTGCTCAATGCGCCCAATGCCTCTGGCTCACTCCAGGTATTCGGGTCCTCAGGGTTGTCCGACCATCGATAAAAAAACGGGCCGTGATGCGCTCCGACGAGGGCGTGCAATCGGCCGTTGCCATCCAGTATCAGGGCGGGTCCACAGTGGTTGTCAATGCCTTCGCCAATTTGAAATGCCCGATGCATCTCGCCAGATACTTCGTCACATACGCCTATCATGATTCTCGCCTGTGTGCCTTCTTCTGGCGGGGCATCCAACCATCCGATGAATAATTTGCCATCTCGCCGAATCAGTTTCCCGCTCATGTTATATCCGGTTCCACGGTCTGATCCCTGCGTTGAAATCAAGTGTCGTGTGTTCAAAATAGTCTTCCTTTCTCTATGCTTTCATCCCACCGCCGCGTCATCAGATATTCCATGACGCCATCCATTGCCGAGGGCGTGCCTATCCGTCGCAATGCTTCCAGGGCAAATGCAGCGACGTGACCGTTGGGGTCAGATAATGTGTCGAGCAGGAGAGCTTCGGCAGATGTGGCGTCTTTGCCCAGGCGCGTAAATACCATTGCGGCGTTGACGCGGACCTGGTCATAGGGCGCCCAGTTGCGTCGGTCGGGCATTTGCCATTCGGGGCGTCCCACTTTGAGTAGTCGCTCGAGTACTGGTATAAATTCTTCGCTATCTTTCCTAATGCTACCCAGCGCATCTGTGGCTGTTCGCACAACGCAGTGAGAGGCATCGTCCAGACAGCGCGTGAGTGCAGGGACAGCTTGTGTCGCCAGAGAATCCATTTCACCGAGCGCGAAGGCCGCGTTGATGCGTGCCCATTCGCTTGAGTTTTCCAGCAGTCCAATTAGAGGATCCAGTGAAGGTGTGCCTATGGCGACAAGTGCCTGGGCAGCATCTTCCATCGAGATGGCGCCTTCGTTCCACGATGCGGGTACGGGGTCCTCGTCTTTGTGTGCGGCGTCTAATAGTGCTTCTATCAGGGGCTGTACTGCGGGTTGGCCTATTGCGCCCAGGGTATATATAGCCGCGAGACGAGTCCACTGGTCGTCGGTATTGAGCTTGCGAATCAGCACGGGAATTGCATCGGTATTTTTTGTTGCGGCTATTGAATGCATGGCTGCGAGTTGTTTGTCCTGGTTGTCGTGATGCAGGTCTTCCAATCCACAAGTTGCGGGGTCTGATGCGCGAAAACTTTCGTATCGATCCTTTTTGCCACATAGCCAATCCCATATATGCGACCAGACCAGATGCAGATCATGCGGTGTTTTATATGTTTCGGGGTTTCGCCAGATATGATCCCGACAATCCCACGAGGGTTCGGTCGGTTCTTCTGCGCGCACGTAAATGAATTTGATCATGTGCCGGGGTTGGCGAAGTGCGTTGATGCCTGCGGCGTGTCCCACATCAAAATGCGTGATTGATACGGTGCCGGCTTTACCGGCTATTGGTATGGCGTTTTGACGGTCTTCATCGGTCAATCGCCTGTGATACTGCGTGCCGGGAATCGCGTGTGTGGGACCGATTTCAATGGGCGAATCCTGCGGATAGTACATGATGCGCGCAAAACGCGGGTAGTGTTGGCGCGGGCGTCCCAGGGGGGTGTAGGAATCTTGATGACAATTTTGGGCGAGTGTTCTGTGTGTTGCGTCGGGCGCGATGTAGTGACAAAATCGATGCGGGTGTTCGATATATCCCGGGCCGAGTACGCTGATGAGCGCGCCCCGCACTTCTGGGCTGTTTAAGATGCGATCCATCTCGGGGACGCGGGGTAGCACGTTGTTGCCGTAATTGAATTCTTCATCGACCATAAATTGCAGTTTTTGCCGAATTGTCTCGTGCAGGTCATTGGGCACATCCGGCTTAAAAACCACGTATCCGTCTGCGATATATTGACGCATTTGCTCGTCGTTAAACAATTTCGGGTCTTCTCGTTTGCCATATCCCATATCTGTGTTCTCCTGTTCTGTAGCTAAAATAATTAGCGCGGATTGGGCACTGGTATATAGTATATAATTTTACCTAAAGATGCCTATAAAAAAATTTCAAATTAGGTCTTGACATCCCGCAATTTATCGGGTTATATTCCAAAATAACAGGCGATATGAATCGTCAGGCGGCATTCCGCTCGAAAGGGTTCTCGCCCGTGTGTTTTATATCTGGTCTTTTTTGTGTCGGACTCGTTACCGCCATTCGGTAACCCGACCTGGATACCGTTCTTTAGGCCTTCGCACAAACACACAGGGCATAGAGAGTTCATTGGACCGCGAGTGGGTGTGACGGGCCGCGATACTCACAAGAGGAGGTTACTATGCCACCAATCTGTATCCAGCGGTCGGGTGTTAGGACCTCTCCCCCGATCGGCTGACATAGGAGGTTCTATGACTTGTAGTACATAGATGGCCGCGATGAATGATCGCGGCCATTCTTTTATTTATAAGCGATTAGCCTATCCCAGCCCAGTCCTCTTTTTTATCTGCGTAAAACGCTCAAATGAACTGGCCTGATAGGCGGCCAGTTGTACACCGCTCACTCGCGTTTTTTCTGCGTCATCTGCGGATTACACCAAATACGCAACGCTCACTTTTGCCATTCCCGCATTGTTGTGTCCCACGTTGGGTACTGTGTCCAACTGCCAGTTAAATGGCACATTGAGTGTTTCAGCTTCTCGTTTTGCTGTTTCAAAAAAAGTGTGACCGCGATCAAAGCGGTGTGCGCCCTGCATCATTGCCTCTGGTGTCCGTCTCAATTTTGGGTGGTTCACGTCTATATCATCAGTTCCCAGGAGTACTACAACCCGCTGGCTCAGGGACCGTTTCAAATCCGCGACAGTCAGACCCGAGCCGGTCAATCCATAGGGATAGGTCTGTTTGAATGTGGGCATGGTGTACCACCCGGCGTTAGCTGCTATAAAAATATGTGCAGGTGACTGAGGCATGAAGTACAAAAATCGGTGTACAAACTGGCTGCCCGCCGAATGCCCATAAAATCCGTAGGACGATGCCCGGAGTTCCACTCGTTTTTTGACGTGGTCAAAAATGCCTTCAATTATCTGAAAAGACCAATCGGCTGTGGCATTTCGCGTTCCATCTTCGGCAAATACATTGCCGAGGTTAAATGTCCTTTCATCGGGGTAATTTTCCTGTGAAAACTCCGGGGCCAATAATAAAAATCCGTGCGTATCGGCATGGCTGGCCCAGGTGTCGCGATAGGTGCTGGCATTGCGCGAGGCCCCGTGCAGGGCAAATACCACTGGCAGGTCGGTAAGATGGTCTTGAGGGCAATGATACCATACTTTGACGCGATTAAAATTAAATGCTCCGGAACCTGATTCCATATTTTCCTCTTATTATTCCACAAACCGTTCGACGGCATTTCGGATTGGCGCGACGGTTTGCAGATAGTCGTAGATGGCGCTGAGGTCTTCGTCTGTCATGCCCGCGTACATCGTCCAGGGCATCACGCTGTTCATGCCATCCTGCAATAGAATGTGCCTTGCGTTTTCCCCGGCAAATTGTCTGAAACGCCCGATGAAGTACTCTTTTTTCCAATGCCCAATTCCCGTTTCTATGTCGGGTGTGATATTGGCCGATTGCACGGTTTTGCCACTGGGCAATCGAAATTGAAATCCTCCGGCGAATTGCATGTCTTCAACGGGCTGCCTCTGTTGATTATGAGGCGTATGGCAAGTGGCACATCCGGCAATGGTCGCCAAATACTTGCCATAAGCAATGGGGTCTGAACGATCAACCGGTTTGGGGAGTTTATAGGGTTCTGGCATTGTGCGTACAAGCAGGTTCATGGGAAAATTCAATTTGGACCGCGGCGGGATATGGTCAATGGGAGATAGGGTACGCACATAAGCGACAATGGATTCAATATCTGCCGGTATGAGATTTCGATATGCGCGATAGGGCATCAGTGGGAAAAGCGGATCGCCGTTTTTATTTACGCCGCTGGTAAAAGCCCGAATGATTTCACCGTCTGTCCAATCTCCCAGAGCTGCCGGTGTAATATTGGGGGCGATTAAGGTGCCCGGAAATCCCGCTGTTTCCGGAAATATCTCGCCGCCTTTGCCCTCGGTGCCCGGTAGCGGTGGCGCAGAATAATGCGCCCAATCCCGCGTTGAATGGCATTCGAGACATACCGTGACGTGATTGGCTAAATAACGTCCCCGTGCGATTTGTTCGGGTGTTCCCGACACGCGAATATTATAAGGCGGATCTGCTTTGGGAAAATTGGTTTTCAGATGGTAAGCAACGCCCAGCGCGCCCACAATTACGAGTGCCACTATAACAGTTACAGTCACGACCACCCACTTCATTGGTATTTCTCTCCGGGTATGATATCCATACAAAGTCTATCGCAAACGATAGATTTATCTGCACGAATTGTCAAGAGTCGTATTTTGTCTATTGACTTAATATAAAAAATTAGTATTATTTATATAGAACATATCCGTCCGCACTACTCAAAGGAGGAGAGCCATGCAGACTTTCAACGAATTGCGCGACCGGGAAGAGGATAGAATCAGCTTACAATTCAAAGTCGCCATGGGAATTATAGGCGTAATTTTTGCGATTACTCTGGTTTATAGTGTTCTCAGTTTCTGACACACAATATCACATGCAACCCCAACGCTTTTTCGCGTTGGGGTTTTTTTATTTCTTTTTTTCTACGGCATTTCGCATAGCGACCATTTGACCAATGGCATACGCCCAGCCAATGCGCGTATCTGGTGTATCGCTCAGGATGCCCGGCGTGTGGTCGGGGTCGATCATGCCGTTGTAACCCACCTCTTGAAATGCCTGTACGCAGGCAAACATATCGCATTCGCCGTCGTCGTGAAAAGTTTCGATATACTTAAATCGAGGTATTTCCACTTTCACATTTCGGAAATGTACGGTTCCAATGCGATTCCGCGATCCAAAATAGCGAATCATTTCGACGGCATCTGCGCCTTTTTCTGTCATTACGCCCGTGTCGTAAAAAATGCAATTTGATGGGCTGTCTATCACTTCGATTAACCGTTGCATGCCTTCGATATCGCCCAGGGGTTGGGCAACGCCGCGATATTCTGGAACCGGTGGATCATTGGGGTGTGCGGCCAATTGTACACCCGCTTTTTCCGCAGTTGGGATCGCGTTTTCCAAAAAATAGGTCAGATTGTCCCACATTTCATCCATTCCAATTCGCCCGATTGAATTGAGAGGTGGGAGATTGGCTATCCGCTCGTTGTCAAAGTCCCGCAAATCTGCGCCGCCGCGTCCCGCACCTCGCTGTGCTGCATATCCTTCTGATGCTCTGAGGGCTGTGAAACTGTAGTTCAACGCCCGAAGTCCCAGCCGCCCTGCGATTTCGATATTGGTTTTTATAATTTTCAGATCGTCTTCTCTGCCCGGTTGGCCCATTAATACGCGCCCTGAAATACCCAATCCCGCGATTAGAGGGATCAGGTCATACGATTCTATTCTGGCTTTGATGCGTTGCAATTCCCGCTCGTCCCATATCCCACCCTGCGCGCCTTTTGGACCCGTCTGTGTTGGCGGGACCAGTTTGCGTTCGCCCGTTCCCGGTTCTGTACGCCATCGCGTCGGCATCACTACCGCATCGACCCCAATTTGCCGATAAAAGCGCAATGTTTGCTCTGAAATATCGCCAATACCTTTGCCTATTTTGATTTGTGGCATTGCGGTTGTTCTCCTTTTTTTGTAATGTTGTTGATCGCTGACTGCTGACGACTGACAACTGACTGCTCATGATAGATCAACTCAAAACTGAAATGAATTGCCGATTTGGTGTTGCGCCTGCCGATGTGCGCGTTGTGCGATCGCCCTATCGGGTATGTCCGCTTGGCGCACATATTGATCACCAACTCGGGCGGGTTACAGCCATGGCTATTGATCAGGCTGTGTACCTGGCTTTCGCGCCATCGGAGGATGGGAATACGCATCTTCAGAGTCTTACCTTTGAGGGCGAGGTATTATTTGCGCTTGCCGATGTACCCGACAAAATAGATGGGGATTGGGGCAATTTTCCGCGTGGCGCAGTGCATGCATTACAGCAAGAGGGCTATAAGCTCACGCGCGGGATTACGGGGCTTACGGCGGGCAGGATGAACGAAGGGGGTTTGAGTTCATCGGCGGCTATTGGCGTGGCGTATTTGCTCGCTTATGAAGAGGCCAATGATTTGTCCCTGTGGCCCGCTGATAATATTCGGCTCGATCAAGCGATTGAAAATGGCTACCTCGGTCTCAAAAATGGTATTCTGGATCAATCGGCGATCCTGTTATCGCAAAAGGGTTTTCTCACGGTGATCGATTGCGCGTCTGCCAGGCACGAATTGATTCCCCGGTCCAATACTATGCCAGACTTTGATATTCTGATTGCCCAATCGGGCTTGCGCGAGGCTCTGGTTTCAACGGGGTATAACACGCGGGTAGATGAATGCGCCCGTGCTGCGCGAATATTGCTCAATGCCGTGGGGTGTTCCGACCGAGAACCTCTGCTCGGCAATATTGCCTTTGAAGAATACGATATGCATAAAAACCTGTTGAGCGGTGCCCTTGCTAAACGCGCCAGACATTTTTTTACGGAATCTGAGCGTGTGCTTATGGGTATTGATGCCTGGCGCGCGGGCGACCTCAATACTTTTGGCAGGCTGATCGCTGAGTCGGGGCGCAGTTCTATTGAGAATTACGAATGCGGTAGCAAGCCCCTCATTGATCTCTATCATATTCTCATTGAGACCGATGGGGTTTACGGTGCTCGTTTTAGTGGTGCCGGGTTTCGGGGCTGTTGTGTTGCGCTGGTGAATCCCCAAAAGTCCAGTGCGGCGATTGAACAGATTCAATCGGCTTATCGCGCCAAACATCCCGATTTGTCAAAAAATGCCCCGGTTTTTATTTGTCAACCCGACGATGGAGCCAGGATTCTGTGAAAGCTATTATTCTCGCGGCGGGATACGCTACGCGGCTGTATCCTCTTACCAAAAACTTTCCCAAGCCTCTGCTCAAAGTGGGGGGCAAGACGATTCTCGATTACCTGCTTGAACAGATTAAAGCTATTGCAGATATCGATGGTGTTTATGTGGTGACCAATCGCCGATTTTACGGGCACTTTGCCGACTGGGCGCGTGAAAATAGAGCGATACAGACTGAGATACTCGACGATGGCACGACTTCCAACGACAATCGTTTGGGGGCTGTGGGCGATATCCAGTTTGCGATTGAAGCGCGCGATATTGCCGATGATGTTCTCGTTCTCGCCGCGGATAATATTCTGCTGTTTTCTCTCTCCAAATTGGTCGATACATTCAAATCCAATCCCGTCTCCCACATTGCCGTGCGCCACAATCCCGATTACGATGATCGCAAGCGCAGGGGCAATGTCCGGTTAGACAAAGATAATCGCGTTTTGCAATTTATTGAAAAACCCGACAGGCCCATTTCCGAATGGTCGGCATCGCCCGTTTATATTTATCCGGTGTCGATACTGCCCCGTTTTAAGGAATATATCGCCAATGGAGGCAATCCCGACGCGCCCGGGCATTTTTTGGAGTGGTTGCATATATGCGAAACCGTTTATGCGTACGATATTGAAGGTGGTGTTCTCGATATTGGCAACCGCGAATCTCTGGCCGAAGCGCGGGCGTTTTTTCAATCCAAAGATCGCTGATCATCCTCGCGCATTGACATTGTGTATTTCAGGCTCTATCTTGTAGAAAATCGAATTTCTGGTAACCTTAATACAAAGGATTTTTCACTATGGCAAGCGTCAATATTATCCGTCATAAGCCCATTCCCATTTTTTGTAGCACAGCCGAAGTTGTTATGACCTACGACGACGACCAAGTCGTGCGCCTCGTTGAACCCAGCGGCAATGTGGGTACGCAGTATCCCAATGAACTCGGATCAGAGTGGTTTGGCACTATTGAGAACCTGAGTCTGGGGCTTGCGCGTGGGGGTGCGAACTGGGGCGATGTGTACAAAACCGATGTCCTGTGGACGACGCCATCTGATAGTCGTGACGACTGTGAGGCTTACCGAGATGCGTTCAATGCCGTATATGGACCTGTGATTGATGCTGTGACGGGTTGTGAACTCAAATCCAATCGCATGGCGCGTTTTACCCATGGAGAAGGGTTTCCAGATCCAGTAGCGCTTTTTGAGGTGGAAATTAAAGCTGTTAAGGGCGAGGATATTTCCTTTGGCGATGGGAAGATCGAATACGGTGCATGGACCGACCACCAGCCCAGTGGCGCGTCGGTGATGCACACCGATGGTGAGGGCAATACTGTTACGACACTCGGCGATGACCTCAAACAAGAGATGGAATTTGTGCTCGTAGATCAGTACGAAAAAAAGCTCGCGGCTGACAATGTGGATTTCAAAACGCAAACCGCGCATCTCGAGGTGCTCGTGGCGATTGATGACGATCCTTCGGCAACCTGGACGCGCATTGAAATCGTGCGCGAAGTGATTGCCGATTATTTTGGCGACCACCGCCCCGCAGGTAGGATTTATGCGGTTTCGCGTATTCCCAATCTCGATGGGATTGTGGAACCCCAACCGCGCTGTGTTACCGGCGATGTCGCTATTGATCGTTCGGGGGAGATTGTAGATGGTTTCAGTACCTGGACGGCCATTCGGCGGCAGGGGGTATCCGAGGTGCTCGTGAGCGGTGTTGGTGGCGATGATGCAGATGCTATTCTCAATGCGATTGACGGGCATATCGTGACAGCAGGCGGCGCAGGGTTGAAAGAAAATGGGGTTTTTAACAATGCGTACATTGTGGCTGCGGAGAGTAGTGAGGCTTCGCGCGACCGTTTGACTACTTTTAATGAACAATTCTCGGGCTACTATACAGGCGTGGCACCTTCTGGCCGAACCGCCCAATTTGTGCCCGGATTCATGCGCGAAGACCACATCTACGGTATTTCAAATCGCTCGATATTTGCGGGGTAAATTATCCTTTAATCAATTGCATTACTTTTTCAAATAACGCTCCGTTTGTACTGACGGCCTCGTTGCCCCAAATCGTTGCCTCGCCACTCCACGTTGTGAATGTGCCGCCCGTTTCTTCTAAGATAGGCGCGAGGGCGGCGCAGTCCCATACGCTCATAATGGGGTCGAGCATGATTTCTGCACGCCCGGTTGCGACGAGCATGTGGCCATAACAATCGCCCCAGCCGCGCACGAGTTTGGCGCGTGAGCAAATCCGGTTTATGGCTTCGCCCCGGCCGTGTTTATGCAGAGAATCGGTCAAGATCACGGTTGCGTCCTGAATGTCCGATATGTCAGATACCCGCGTGGGGCGACCATTCCAGGTGCAACCCAATCCACTGGCAGCACAAATCATTTCATTTAGTGCTGGAAAATGAACGACGCCAACAGTGGGTTCGTCCTCGACTTCCACGCCGATCAGTACCCCGTATAAGGGTACGCCGTGTACGAATGATTTTGTGCCGTCAATGGGGTCTAAAATCCATCGCCGCCCACTTGTGCCTTTTTTGTCTCCGTGCTCTTCTCCCACAATGCCGTCGTCTGGAAAACGCGCTTCAATCAATTCTCTCAATTTTGTTTCGGCTCCTTTGTCTGCGGCCGTTACAGGTGATTCATCCGCCTTTTCCTCTACTTCGACTCCGGTCTGAAAATACTGCAGTGTGATCCGTCCGGCTTGCCAGGCGGCATCTGTTGCAAAATCCAGTACTTCTCGCAGTGTATCTGCCATTTTTTTTCCTTGAAAGGTATTCAATATGGAACATCCCGAACACAGCGGCGCGGTTCGCACCTATCTCGATTCTCTTTATGCCGATGAACTGCGCTATGTCGCGTGTCGAGCAACTGATCGCGAATCTTTTTTTCAATGGCAAGAGGAGGCGCGTCCTGTGCTTCAGCATCTGCTGGGTCTTGAAAGTATTGGCGCGTCTCTGGGCGATCACACGATTCAGGTGCAACTCGGTGTAGCGCAAGATATGGGCGATTATACGTTGCAACCCGGTGTTATTACTACCGAGCCGCGTTTTGGTTTGCCATTCTGGTATCTCCAACCCAGGGGAGATGGTCCTTTTCCGCTCGCTGTTTTGCCACACGGGCACGACAAATACGGCATGGATACGTATATTGGCAAAGCGCGCGATGACGATCACCGCAAAAAGATTGAGGCCGAAGACCGCGATGTTGCTGTTCAGGCGGTCAGGCGCGGGTTTGCCGCCATTGCGCCCGCTGCACGCGGTACGAGTACTACGGCTATTCCCGATATTAATAAGCGCCACGGCGACCGCGATTGCCGCAGTCAATTTATGCACGCTTTGCTCGCTGGACGCACTGCGACGGGTGAGCGCGTGTGGGATGTGATGCGTCTTATTGACTGGGCACAGGATATTCCCGAGATTGATACTTCTACGATTCTGGTTATGGGCAACTCGGGGGGGGGAGTTATCACCTGTTATGCCGCCGCGGTTGATCCCCGCATTACTATTGCTGTGCCGAGTTGCTCTTTTTGTACGCTTGTGGGCACCAGTGGTTTGATTCACCATTGCGATTGCAATGCGGTGCCCGGGATTTTGCGCTTTGGCGAAATCTGGGATGTTACGGGTCTTATTGCCCCGCGCCATCTCTGTATTGTGAATGGGAAACAGGATACGCTATTCCCCGTGCCCGAAGTCGATCGTGCGGTTAAAGGTATCGCGCGTCTCTACGAGATCGCTGGTGTGCCCGATCGCATTGAACACCACTACGGCGCCGCGGGGCACCGCTTCTACAGCGATCTTATGTGGCCGTTTGTTGAAAAAGTGAGGTGACGGATGATGCTCATTTTGCCACTTCCTGATGGTAGGGATGTACTTTAACCCGCACGGCCCATTCGGTCCATTCTCGTTCGAGCGATTTTACCAATTCGGGATGTTCTGCTGATAGATCGCTGGTTTCACAGCGGTCTTTTTCCATGTCGTAGAGTTCCCAATTTTTGTTGGGATATCGGGTATTGCCCTTCAGCAATTTCCATTTTTCCCTGCGTATGGCGCTGGCGTCAAAGTGATCGAAGCACAGGCTGCGTTCGGGCAGGTTTTGCGCGTTGAATAGGGGAACAAGGCTCGTTCCTTCTTGCGGGTGAATGCGTTCTCCATTGTGCGTTTCGGGATATTCGGCTCCGGTAATTTCGCATACAGTCGACATGATGTCAAACAGGTGCATGGGGGTGCGAACCCAGCGGTCGGGTTGCACGATCCCTTCAGGCCAATGGGCGATAAATGGGCTACAATTTCCGCCTTCGTGGTTGTAGTGTTTGTACATGCGCAGCGGTGTGTTGCTCAGGCACGACCACGCGCTGCCCACAGAGTGATAGGTGTCCGGTCCACCGATTTTTTTGAGTTCTTCACCTGTGTGGAGATGGGTGACGCCCAATCTGCTGCGTTCGTCAAATCCAAAGGGTCCCCATTCGTAACACGCGCCATTGTCGCTTGTAAACAGGATGAGTGTGTTGTCCAGTTCTCCTGTTTCTTTTAGGCGGTCAATGATTCTGCCTATGCCGCGATCGATATGCTCGATCATGGCCGCAAAGACCGCCATGCGGTAGGCGAGGTCTTCCCTGCGGTCAGGCGGGAGATCTTTCCACGCGGGATTCTGTTTGCCGCTGTACCCGTTTGCGATGGCATCATTTTCTTCGATGGGGACAATTGAACGCGGTGTGAATTGCCAGTTTTCTGTCGCCAGGCCAGATTCTTGCTGGCGCACGTAGCGTTCACGGCGCAATACATCCCAACCTCGGCGGTAAATATCGAGATATGAATCGCGGGTTTCTGCTGGCGCATGTAAGGGAAAATGCGGAGCCGAGTGGGCGAGGTAGAGGAAATAGGGATTGTCTTTTTGTTGCGCCTGTTCGATAAATTCTACGGCGTAATCGTTGAATGCTTCTGTTGCGTAGTATGCATCGTCGCGAAAAGAAAGTTCGGGTGTTCGAGATTCGGGATAGCGATGATAATAAGACGGGTCCCATTGCGGTGCGCTGTGGCCTTTGATGAATCCGTAGTATTCGTCAAATCCCCGGTCTGTTGGGTTAGATTGATCGCCAACGTGCCATTTTCCAACGCCATAGGTGCTGTAGCCCTCGGTTTTGAGGACTTCGGCTAATGTCACGCAGTGGTTGTTTAGCCTGCCCAAATAGGCCGGTCCCCATTCGGCGGTTCGGTCAGGGCCCGTAAAATTGGCGATGCCAGCCTGATGGGAATACAGGCCTGTGAGCAGCGAAGCCCGAGAGGGACAACAGCGGGCAGAGTTGTAACTTTGCGTGAATCGCAAGCCATTTGCCGACAGGCGATCCAGATTGGGCGTTCGGATCTCGCCACCATAAGAACCGAGATCCGAATAGCCCATGTCATCTACGAGAATGACGATGATATTGGGTTTTTTCATGTGACGCGCCGTTCCCGTTTTGGATATCCGAGGGATTTGTCAACTTCGTTAAAGAGCGGTTCGCCCGCCTGGTAGCGTTTCAGGTTTTGGCAGAAGAATCCAACGGTTCGGTTGTGTCGATTGGGAGAGCCACCGGCAGCGTGTGGGGTGATAATGGCATTTTCCATGTCCCAGAGCGGGCTATCGGGAGACAGGGGTTCTTTTTCAAATACGTCCAGGCCAGCACCGGCGATTTCGCCGTTTTTGAGGCCCTCGGCCAAAGCGGCTTCATCGACGATGGGACCGCGTGCGGTGTTGACCAGAAAGGCGGTATTTTTCATCAGGCTCAGGGTGCGGGCATTGATGAGTTTTTCGGTTTCGGGCGTGTACGGTACGGCGATAAATACGACATCGGCTATTTGCAGACCTTCGTCCAGACGGTCCATGTCCCAGATCGCTTCGACGTAATCGGGTTTGTCTCCGCCCTGTATATCCAGCGCAATCAGGCGCGCGTCATAGCCCTGGGCGAGTTGTGCATAGTATTGACCAATGCCGCCAAATCCGACGATGAGAATGGTGGCTTCCAATAAGTCGGCGAGTGGTGGGCGCGTCCAGGCATGGTCGAGTTGATGGCGAAATGAAACGTGTAGCCCGCGCGTGAGGGCGGTGGTGAGTGCCCAGGCGTGTTCGGCGACCTGAACGGCATGGACGCCGCTGGCATTGCATAGTGTGATGTCGCTGTTGGCGACTTCGGGGATCAGTGCTTTGTCCATGCCGGCACTCGTGG from Gemmatimonadota bacterium encodes:
- a CDS encoding HEAT repeat domain-containing protein translates to MGYGKREDPKLFNDEQMRQYIADGYVVFKPDVPNDLHETIRQKLQFMVDEEFNYGNNVLPRVPEMDRILNSPEVRGALISVLGPGYIEHPHRFCHYIAPDATHRTLAQNCHQDSYTPLGRPRQHYPRFARIMYYPQDSPIEIGPTHAIPGTQYHRRLTDEDRQNAIPIAGKAGTVSITHFDVGHAAGINALRQPRHMIKFIYVRAEEPTEPSWDCRDHIWRNPETYKTPHDLHLVWSHIWDWLCGKKDRYESFRASDPATCGLEDLHHDNQDKQLAAMHSIAATKNTDAIPVLIRKLNTDDQWTRLAAIYTLGAIGQPAVQPLIEALLDAAHKDEDPVPASWNEGAISMEDAAQALVAIGTPSLDPLIGLLENSSEWARINAAFALGEMDSLATQAVPALTRCLDDASHCVVRTATDALGSIRKDSEEFIPVLERLLKVGRPEWQMPDRRNWAPYDQVRVNAAMVFTRLGKDATSAEALLLDTLSDPNGHVAAFALEALRRIGTPSAMDGVMEYLMTRRWDESIEKGRLF
- a CDS encoding mannonate dehydratase, with amino-acid sequence MPQIKIGKGIGDISEQTLRFYRQIGVDAVVMPTRWRTEPGTGERKLVPPTQTGPKGAQGGIWDERELQRIKARIESYDLIPLIAGLGISGRVLMGQPGREDDLKIIKTNIEIAGRLGLRALNYSFTALRASEGYAAQRGAGRGGADLRDFDNERIANLPPLNSIGRIGMDEMWDNLTYFLENAIPTAEKAGVQLAAHPNDPPVPEYRGVAQPLGDIEGMQRLIEVIDSPSNCIFYDTGVMTEKGADAVEMIRYFGSRNRIGTVHFRNVKVEIPRFKYIETFHDDGECDMFACVQAFQEVGYNGMIDPDHTPGILSDTPDTRIGWAYAIGQMVAMRNAVEKKK
- a CDS encoding alpha/beta hydrolase — encoded protein: MESGSGAFNFNRVKVWYHCPQDHLTDLPVVFALHGASRNASTYRDTWASHADTHGFLLLAPEFSQENYPDERTFNLGNVFAEDGTRNATADWSFQIIEGIFDHVKKRVELRASSYGFYGHSAGSQFVHRFLYFMPQSPAHIFIAANAGWYTMPTFKQTYPYGLTGSGLTVADLKRSLSQRVVVLLGTDDIDVNHPKLRRTPEAMMQGAHRFDRGHTFFETAKREAETLNVPFNWQLDTVPNVGHNNAGMAKVSVAYLV
- a CDS encoding c-type cytochrome → MKWVVVTVTVIVALVIVGALGVAYHLKTNFPKADPPYNIRVSGTPEQIARGRYLANHVTVCLECHSTRDWAHYSAPPLPGTEGKGGEIFPETAGFPGTLIAPNITPAALGDWTDGEIIRAFTSGVNKNGDPLFPLMPYRAYRNLIPADIESIVAYVRTLSPIDHIPPRSKLNFPMNLLVRTMPEPYKLPKPVDRSDPIAYGKYLATIAGCATCHTPHNQQRQPVEDMQFAGGFQFRLPSGKTVQSANITPDIETGIGHWKKEYFIGRFRQFAGENARHILLQDGMNSVMPWTMYAGMTDEDLSAIYDYLQTVAPIRNAVERFVE
- a CDS encoding BNR-4 repeat-containing protein, which produces MNTRHLISTQGSDRGTGYNMSGKLIRRDGKLFIGWLDAPPEEGTQARIMIGVCDEVSGEMHRAFQIGEGIDNHCGPALILDGNGRLHALVGAHHGPFFYRWSDNPEDPNTWSEPEALGALSTYPSFAVDQHGTLHLAHRESGDRWAMWYRRKKATQNWEPPRSIAVSPVAGYNHFMQSLTTGPDGTLHLVFQFHFAESGHAADCRGRAAVHVYSEDGGDTWYNEGARFEDPLTMETMRAICHDPQGGDGQHSVRVGNHVVDANNQPWFFCSYPGYQSGVLWHRSDAGWEPVDLSPVLDGLNMEGGRATSLSRDHKGRLHFAFATHPHKKRCEWFSPELELFYAILDEKGGLIS